A DNA window from Pseudorasbora parva isolate DD20220531a chromosome 5, ASM2467924v1, whole genome shotgun sequence contains the following coding sequences:
- the spryd7b gene encoding SPRY domain-containing protein 7b, producing the protein MAAVFTCCLGCCGDGGPGHAPLKDMPTVQLDTHHMGTDVVIVKSGRRICGTGACLANAPLHQNKSYFEFKIQSTGVWGIGVATQKVNLNQVPLGQDSHSLVLRHDGSVYHNNEEKNRLPANSLPQEGDIVGLTYDHVELNLYLNGKSMHCPASGIRGTVFPIVYVDDSAIIDCQFSDFYHSPPEGFEKILFEQQIF; encoded by the exons ATGGCTGCAGTTTTTACGTGTTGTTTGGGCTGCTGCGGGGATGGCGGACCGGGTCATGCTCCCCTCAAAGATATGCCCACCGTACAACTTGACACGCATCACATGG GGACGGATGTGGTCATAGTGAAAAGTGGGAGGCGGATCTGTGGAACTGGAGCCTGCCTCGCCAACGCCCCTCTACACCAGAACAAGAGCTATTTTGAGTTCAAGATCCAGTCCACGG GTGTTTGGGGGATTGGTGTGGCCACTCAGAAGGTGAATTTGAACCAGGTGCCATTGGGTCAAGACAGTCACAGTTTGGTACTCAGACATGATGGCTCCGTATACCACAACAACGAAGAGAAGAACCGTTTACCAGCCAATAGTCTGCCTCAGGAGGGTGATATAGTG GGCCTGACCTATGATCATGTGGAACTGAACCTGTACTTGAATGGAAAGAGCATGCACTGTCCAGCCTCAGGTATTCGAGGGACTGTGTTCCCCATAGTTTATG TGGATGACAGTGCCATCATAGACTGCCAGTTCAGTGATTTCTACCATTCTCCACCTGAAGGCTTTGAAAAGATTCTGTTTGAACAGCAGATCTTTTGA
- the trim13 gene encoding tripartite motif-containing 13 isoform X2 — MTTLLQHKDTMELLEEDLTCPICCCLFEDPRVLPCSHSFCKKCLEGILDGNRSVAWRPPFKCPTCRKETVHNGIASLQVNYSLRGIVEKYNRIRVMPRMSLCRVHSGQPLNIFCATDLKLICGFCATTGDHKGHKFCALEEAYEREKLAFEDLFRVVESWRCAEVHSCLESLEGAKKKALERVSRDADGVSEYFDKLLRTLDHKRSEILSDLETLKLAVMQTFDPEINQLRSALEEQRRALNIAESFRSLSDPLTFLQQMQDFREKLRVIRGTPLPSRTDVDVGLLGLQSFDVKEWDRVRLGEVDKLCAPYESSAYLTSLPPAAAPRFSRVMWRVVLVVCACLPALNFLPSDCLALSFQDKVVALSGFSLPGPGEIVRWFGFCWKEAAAICTLLTELCRNCILDLINTTSDFIS, encoded by the exons ATGACCACACTGCTACAGCACAAG GATACGATGGAGCTCTTGGAGGAGGACCTCACATGCCCAATATGCTGCTGTCTTTTCGAGGACCCGCGAGTTCTGCCGTGCTCTCACAGCTTCTGCAAGAAGTGTCTCGAGGGCATCCTGGACGGTAACCGGAGCGTTGCATGGAGACCCCCGTTCAAATGTCCGACCTGTCGAAAGGAAACCGTGCACAACGGCATAGCTAGCTTGCAAGTCAATTACTCATTACGTGGCATTGTGGAGAAGTACAACAGGATTCGAGTGATGCCGAGGATGTCTCTCTGCCGAGTCCACAGCGGACAACCGCTCAATATCTTCTGCGCCACGGATCTGAAGCTCATCTGTGGGTTTTGCGCCACGACAGGTGATCATAAAGGACACAAGTTTTGCGCGCTTGAGGAGGCGTACGAACGCGAGAAGCTCGCGTTTGAGGACTTGTTTCGCGTTGTTGAGAGCTGGAGGTGCGCGGAGGTGCATTCGTGCCTGGAATCTTTAGAGGGAGCTAAGAAGAAAGCGCTTGAGAGGGTCTCGCGGGACGCTGATGGAGTCTCAGAGTACTTTGACAAACTCCTGCGCACGCTGGACCACAAACGGAGCGAGATTCTGTCGGACTTGGAGACTCTGAAGCTCGCGGTCATGCAGACCTTTGACCCTGAGATCAACCAGCTGCGCTCAGCGCTCGAGGAGCAGCGACGCGCGCTCAACATCGCTGAATCCTTCCGTTCGCTCTCCGACCCTCTCACTTTCCTCCAGCAGATGCAAGACTTTAGAGAAAAGCTGCGCGTCATTCGGGGAACGCCACTGCCATCGCGGACTGACGTGGACGTGGGTTTGCTCGGCCTGCAGAGCTTCGACGTGAAGGAATGGGACAGGGTGCGTCTCGGAGAGGTGGACAAGCTGTGCGCCCCCTACGAGAGCAGCGCGTACCTGACTTCGCTGCCCCCTGCTGCCGCTCCGCGCTTCTCCCGTGTGATGTGGAGAGTTGTTCTGGTTGTATGTGCGTGTCTTCCCGCGCTGAACTTCCTCCCATCGGACTGTCTCGCTTTGAGCTTTCAGGATAAAGTGGTCGCACTCAGTGGCTTTTCTCTGCCAGGTCCTGGAGAGATTGTGCGCTGGTTCGGGTTCTGCTGGAAAGAAGCGGCTGCGATCTGCACACTACTAACAGAGCTGTGTCGGAACTGTATTTTGGACCTGATAAACACAACATCAGATTTCATCAGCTGA
- the trim13 gene encoding tripartite motif-containing 13 isoform X1, with protein MTPATQCSRLHNRSEDTMELLEEDLTCPICCCLFEDPRVLPCSHSFCKKCLEGILDGNRSVAWRPPFKCPTCRKETVHNGIASLQVNYSLRGIVEKYNRIRVMPRMSLCRVHSGQPLNIFCATDLKLICGFCATTGDHKGHKFCALEEAYEREKLAFEDLFRVVESWRCAEVHSCLESLEGAKKKALERVSRDADGVSEYFDKLLRTLDHKRSEILSDLETLKLAVMQTFDPEINQLRSALEEQRRALNIAESFRSLSDPLTFLQQMQDFREKLRVIRGTPLPSRTDVDVGLLGLQSFDVKEWDRVRLGEVDKLCAPYESSAYLTSLPPAAAPRFSRVMWRVVLVVCACLPALNFLPSDCLALSFQDKVVALSGFSLPGPGEIVRWFGFCWKEAAAICTLLTELCRNCILDLINTTSDFIS; from the exons ATGACACCGGCCACCCAGTGCTCTAGACTTCACAATCGGAGTGAG GATACGATGGAGCTCTTGGAGGAGGACCTCACATGCCCAATATGCTGCTGTCTTTTCGAGGACCCGCGAGTTCTGCCGTGCTCTCACAGCTTCTGCAAGAAGTGTCTCGAGGGCATCCTGGACGGTAACCGGAGCGTTGCATGGAGACCCCCGTTCAAATGTCCGACCTGTCGAAAGGAAACCGTGCACAACGGCATAGCTAGCTTGCAAGTCAATTACTCATTACGTGGCATTGTGGAGAAGTACAACAGGATTCGAGTGATGCCGAGGATGTCTCTCTGCCGAGTCCACAGCGGACAACCGCTCAATATCTTCTGCGCCACGGATCTGAAGCTCATCTGTGGGTTTTGCGCCACGACAGGTGATCATAAAGGACACAAGTTTTGCGCGCTTGAGGAGGCGTACGAACGCGAGAAGCTCGCGTTTGAGGACTTGTTTCGCGTTGTTGAGAGCTGGAGGTGCGCGGAGGTGCATTCGTGCCTGGAATCTTTAGAGGGAGCTAAGAAGAAAGCGCTTGAGAGGGTCTCGCGGGACGCTGATGGAGTCTCAGAGTACTTTGACAAACTCCTGCGCACGCTGGACCACAAACGGAGCGAGATTCTGTCGGACTTGGAGACTCTGAAGCTCGCGGTCATGCAGACCTTTGACCCTGAGATCAACCAGCTGCGCTCAGCGCTCGAGGAGCAGCGACGCGCGCTCAACATCGCTGAATCCTTCCGTTCGCTCTCCGACCCTCTCACTTTCCTCCAGCAGATGCAAGACTTTAGAGAAAAGCTGCGCGTCATTCGGGGAACGCCACTGCCATCGCGGACTGACGTGGACGTGGGTTTGCTCGGCCTGCAGAGCTTCGACGTGAAGGAATGGGACAGGGTGCGTCTCGGAGAGGTGGACAAGCTGTGCGCCCCCTACGAGAGCAGCGCGTACCTGACTTCGCTGCCCCCTGCTGCCGCTCCGCGCTTCTCCCGTGTGATGTGGAGAGTTGTTCTGGTTGTATGTGCGTGTCTTCCCGCGCTGAACTTCCTCCCATCGGACTGTCTCGCTTTGAGCTTTCAGGATAAAGTGGTCGCACTCAGTGGCTTTTCTCTGCCAGGTCCTGGAGAGATTGTGCGCTGGTTCGGGTTCTGCTGGAAAGAAGCGGCTGCGATCTGCACACTACTAACAGAGCTGTGTCGGAACTGTATTTTGGACCTGATAAACACAACATCAGATTTCATCAGCTGA
- the trim13 gene encoding tripartite motif-containing 13 isoform X3 encodes MELLEEDLTCPICCCLFEDPRVLPCSHSFCKKCLEGILDGNRSVAWRPPFKCPTCRKETVHNGIASLQVNYSLRGIVEKYNRIRVMPRMSLCRVHSGQPLNIFCATDLKLICGFCATTGDHKGHKFCALEEAYEREKLAFEDLFRVVESWRCAEVHSCLESLEGAKKKALERVSRDADGVSEYFDKLLRTLDHKRSEILSDLETLKLAVMQTFDPEINQLRSALEEQRRALNIAESFRSLSDPLTFLQQMQDFREKLRVIRGTPLPSRTDVDVGLLGLQSFDVKEWDRVRLGEVDKLCAPYESSAYLTSLPPAAAPRFSRVMWRVVLVVCACLPALNFLPSDCLALSFQDKVVALSGFSLPGPGEIVRWFGFCWKEAAAICTLLTELCRNCILDLINTTSDFIS; translated from the coding sequence ATGGAGCTCTTGGAGGAGGACCTCACATGCCCAATATGCTGCTGTCTTTTCGAGGACCCGCGAGTTCTGCCGTGCTCTCACAGCTTCTGCAAGAAGTGTCTCGAGGGCATCCTGGACGGTAACCGGAGCGTTGCATGGAGACCCCCGTTCAAATGTCCGACCTGTCGAAAGGAAACCGTGCACAACGGCATAGCTAGCTTGCAAGTCAATTACTCATTACGTGGCATTGTGGAGAAGTACAACAGGATTCGAGTGATGCCGAGGATGTCTCTCTGCCGAGTCCACAGCGGACAACCGCTCAATATCTTCTGCGCCACGGATCTGAAGCTCATCTGTGGGTTTTGCGCCACGACAGGTGATCATAAAGGACACAAGTTTTGCGCGCTTGAGGAGGCGTACGAACGCGAGAAGCTCGCGTTTGAGGACTTGTTTCGCGTTGTTGAGAGCTGGAGGTGCGCGGAGGTGCATTCGTGCCTGGAATCTTTAGAGGGAGCTAAGAAGAAAGCGCTTGAGAGGGTCTCGCGGGACGCTGATGGAGTCTCAGAGTACTTTGACAAACTCCTGCGCACGCTGGACCACAAACGGAGCGAGATTCTGTCGGACTTGGAGACTCTGAAGCTCGCGGTCATGCAGACCTTTGACCCTGAGATCAACCAGCTGCGCTCAGCGCTCGAGGAGCAGCGACGCGCGCTCAACATCGCTGAATCCTTCCGTTCGCTCTCCGACCCTCTCACTTTCCTCCAGCAGATGCAAGACTTTAGAGAAAAGCTGCGCGTCATTCGGGGAACGCCACTGCCATCGCGGACTGACGTGGACGTGGGTTTGCTCGGCCTGCAGAGCTTCGACGTGAAGGAATGGGACAGGGTGCGTCTCGGAGAGGTGGACAAGCTGTGCGCCCCCTACGAGAGCAGCGCGTACCTGACTTCGCTGCCCCCTGCTGCCGCTCCGCGCTTCTCCCGTGTGATGTGGAGAGTTGTTCTGGTTGTATGTGCGTGTCTTCCCGCGCTGAACTTCCTCCCATCGGACTGTCTCGCTTTGAGCTTTCAGGATAAAGTGGTCGCACTCAGTGGCTTTTCTCTGCCAGGTCCTGGAGAGATTGTGCGCTGGTTCGGGTTCTGCTGGAAAGAAGCGGCTGCGATCTGCACACTACTAACAGAGCTGTGTCGGAACTGTATTTTGGACCTGATAAACACAACATCAGATTTCATCAGCTGA